Proteins found in one Panicum hallii strain FIL2 chromosome 4, PHallii_v3.1, whole genome shotgun sequence genomic segment:
- the LOC112890041 gene encoding uncharacterized protein LOC112890041 isoform X3 — MGSTAAAAEDARVAKRARLAPPAGDADLISGLDDDVLLRVLGLVGDARDAARTGALSRRWLGLWTRAPALRFSSQPGGFWRAAPASAASLERYAASVDAALARRARSGCAIERLSIAYAAGSEHYPVEQPSFADAAEWWIPCLRDTVTERILEQLMPASVRAARGWIGYAFRHGVKSFDLDLQLPLVRSNFLWERDGVEEVELDDELPSAVRLETMRLALGGAQLRLPAAMTFASLTNLSLERIGIAAGGAALLGHLVSSATCPRLQKLRVRWIYLPAFHEEMAIEADVLSELWMEDVRILMSLKLRTPRLRVLHIYKCFHVALRISAPRLEELAIIFQPACPPRWLEIDGDLPCVRSLKICLWSHLSRFSGYREADNDKNMLLLRQCSSLTCLQVFLRGAKASKKDVDMIKSRVPHLPHITSLAVNVACSFKRHGYGASVASLLTRFSNLRRLSLHLPFFDELD, encoded by the exons ATGGgttccacggcggcggcggcggaggatgcGCGCGTCGCGAAACGCGCAAGGCTAGCCCCACCGGCCGGCGACGCCGACCTGATCAGCGGCCTCGACGACGACGTGCTCCTCCGCGTCCTCGGGCTGGTGGGCGACGCGAGGGACGCGGCGCGCACGGGCGCGCTCTcgcggcggtggctcggccTCTGGACGCGCGCCCCCGCGCTCCGCTTCTCCTCCCAGCCGGGGGGATTCTGGAGGGCGGCGCCAGCCAGCGCCGCCTCCCTGGAGCGGTACGCCGCCTCCGTCGACGCCGCCCTCGCCCGGCGCGCCCGATCCGGCTGCGCCATCGAGCGCCTGTCGATCGCGTACGCCGCGGGCTCCGAGCACTACCCGGTGGAACAGCCGTCGTTCGCCGACGCCGCGGAGTGGTGGATCCCGTGCCTCCGGGACACCGTGACGGAGCGCATCCTGGAACAGCTGATGCCGGCGTCCGTCCGCGCCGCGCGGGGGTGGATCGGGTACGCGTTCCGGCACGGGGTGAAGTCGTTTGACCTGGACCTGCAGCTCCCTCTGGTGCGGTCGAATTTTCTGTGGGAACGTGACGGCGTCGAGGAGGTGGAGCTTGACGACGAGCTCCCTAGCGCTGTCAGGCTGGAGACCATGCGTCTGGCGTTAGGCGGCGCACAGCTCCGGCTCCCCGCCGCCATGACATTCGCGTCACTGACGAATCTTTCGCTTGAAAGGATCGGGATAGCAGCCGGCGGCGCTGCCCTCCTCGGCCACCTCGTGTCGTCGGCGACCTGCCCGCGCTTGCAAAAGCTGCGCGTGAGGTGGATTTACCTTCCTGCTTTCCACGAAGAGATGGCGATCGAAGCCGACGTGCTCTCGGAGCTGTGGATGGAGGACGTTAGGATCCTGATGTCACTGAAGCTTAGAACTCCTAGGCTAAGGGTCTTGCACATATACAAGTGCTTCCACGTGGCGCTCAGGATCTCAGCTCCGAGGCTAGAAGAACTTGCAATAATATTTCAACCAGCATGCCCACCTAGGTGGCTTGAGATCGATGGTGACTTGCCATGCGTGCGAAGCCTGAAGATCTGCCTGTGGTCGCATCTCTCTCGTTTCTCTGGTTATCGCGAGGCTGATAACGATAAAAACATGTTGCTCCTCAGACAGTGTAGCTCCCTCACATGCCTTCAGGTGTTCCTTCGCGGTGCAAAG GCTTCCAAGAAGGACGTGGACATGATAAAGAGTAGGGTACCACACCTCCCTCATATCACATCTTTGGCCGTTAATGTTGCTTGTTCGTTTAAGCGGCATGGCTATGGTGCTAGCGTGGCAAGCCTCCTCACACGATTCAGCAATCTGAGACGGCTCAGCCTACATTTGCCCTTCTTCGACGAACTG GACTAG
- the LOC112890041 gene encoding uncharacterized protein LOC112890041 isoform X2 produces the protein MGSTAAAAEDARVAKRARLAPPAGDADLISGLDDDVLLRVLGLVGDARDAARTGALSRRWLGLWTRAPALRFSSQPGGFWRAAPASAASLERYAASVDAALARRARSGCAIERLSIAYAAGSEHYPVEQPSFADAAEWWIPCLRDTVTERILEQLMPASVRAARGWIGYAFRHGVKSFDLDLQLPLVRSNFLWERDGVEEVELDDELPSAVRLETMRLALGGAQLRLPAAMTFASLTNLSLERIGIAAGGAALLGHLVSSATCPRLQKLRVRWIYLPAFHEEMAIEADVLSELWMEDVRILMSLKLRTPRLRVLHIYKCFHVALRISAPRLEELAIIFQPACPPRWLEIDGDLPCVRSLKICLWSHLSRFSGYREADNDKNMLLLRQCSSLTCLQVFLRGAKASKKDVDMIKSRVPHLPHITSLAVNVACSFKRHGYGASVASLLTRFSNLRRLSLHLPFFDELEVELTGLTGTDCEVWFMKTMLASAKGLFKVAISFNPYCWQHQGKMDAFERMLLDEGMWTSHRDTHMLTCLRESIPAYITCEM, from the exons ATGGgttccacggcggcggcggcggaggatgcGCGCGTCGCGAAACGCGCAAGGCTAGCCCCACCGGCCGGCGACGCCGACCTGATCAGCGGCCTCGACGACGACGTGCTCCTCCGCGTCCTCGGGCTGGTGGGCGACGCGAGGGACGCGGCGCGCACGGGCGCGCTCTcgcggcggtggctcggccTCTGGACGCGCGCCCCCGCGCTCCGCTTCTCCTCCCAGCCGGGGGGATTCTGGAGGGCGGCGCCAGCCAGCGCCGCCTCCCTGGAGCGGTACGCCGCCTCCGTCGACGCCGCCCTCGCCCGGCGCGCCCGATCCGGCTGCGCCATCGAGCGCCTGTCGATCGCGTACGCCGCGGGCTCCGAGCACTACCCGGTGGAACAGCCGTCGTTCGCCGACGCCGCGGAGTGGTGGATCCCGTGCCTCCGGGACACCGTGACGGAGCGCATCCTGGAACAGCTGATGCCGGCGTCCGTCCGCGCCGCGCGGGGGTGGATCGGGTACGCGTTCCGGCACGGGGTGAAGTCGTTTGACCTGGACCTGCAGCTCCCTCTGGTGCGGTCGAATTTTCTGTGGGAACGTGACGGCGTCGAGGAGGTGGAGCTTGACGACGAGCTCCCTAGCGCTGTCAGGCTGGAGACCATGCGTCTGGCGTTAGGCGGCGCACAGCTCCGGCTCCCCGCCGCCATGACATTCGCGTCACTGACGAATCTTTCGCTTGAAAGGATCGGGATAGCAGCCGGCGGCGCTGCCCTCCTCGGCCACCTCGTGTCGTCGGCGACCTGCCCGCGCTTGCAAAAGCTGCGCGTGAGGTGGATTTACCTTCCTGCTTTCCACGAAGAGATGGCGATCGAAGCCGACGTGCTCTCGGAGCTGTGGATGGAGGACGTTAGGATCCTGATGTCACTGAAGCTTAGAACTCCTAGGCTAAGGGTCTTGCACATATACAAGTGCTTCCACGTGGCGCTCAGGATCTCAGCTCCGAGGCTAGAAGAACTTGCAATAATATTTCAACCAGCATGCCCACCTAGGTGGCTTGAGATCGATGGTGACTTGCCATGCGTGCGAAGCCTGAAGATCTGCCTGTGGTCGCATCTCTCTCGTTTCTCTGGTTATCGCGAGGCTGATAACGATAAAAACATGTTGCTCCTCAGACAGTGTAGCTCCCTCACATGCCTTCAGGTGTTCCTTCGCGGTGCAAAG GCTTCCAAGAAGGACGTGGACATGATAAAGAGTAGGGTACCACACCTCCCTCATATCACATCTTTGGCCGTTAATGTTGCTTGTTCGTTTAAGCGGCATGGCTATGGTGCTAGCGTGGCAAGCCTCCTCACACGATTCAGCAATCTGAGACGGCTCAGCCTACATTTGCCCTTCTTCGACGAACTG GAAGTAGAGCTCACAGGGTTGACAGGAACTGACTGTGAGGTCTGGTTCATGAAAACCATGCTGGCAAGCGCCAAAGGACTCTTTAAGGTGGCTATAAGTTTCAACCCATACTGCTGGCAACATCAGGGGAAGATGGATGCGTTTGAGCGTATGCTACTTGATGAAGGAATGTGGACTTCCCACCGTGACACACATATGCTTACATGTCTTAGGGAATCGATACCTGCATATATAACTTGTGAGATGTGA
- the LOC112890041 gene encoding uncharacterized protein LOC112890041 isoform X1 — protein MGSTAAAAEDARVAKRARLAPPAGDADLISGLDDDVLLRVLGLVGDARDAARTGALSRRWLGLWTRAPALRFSSQPGGFWRAAPASAASLERYAASVDAALARRARSGCAIERLSIAYAAGSEHYPVEQPSFADAAEWWIPCLRDTVTERILEQLMPASVRAARGWIGYAFRHGVKSFDLDLQLPLVRSNFLWERDGVEEVELDDELPSAVRLETMRLALGGAQLRLPAAMTFASLTNLSLERIGIAAGGAALLGHLVSSATCPRLQKLRVRWIYLPAFHEEMAIEADVLSELWMEDVRILMSLKLRTPRLRVLHIYKCFHVALRISAPRLEELAIIFQPACPPRWLEIDGDLPCVRSLKICLWSHLSRFSGYREADNDKNMLLLRQCSSLTCLQVFLRGAKASKKDVDMIKSRVPHLPHITSLAVNVACSFKRHGYGASVASLLTRFSNLRRLSLHLPFFDELGNNLPAGLDLLCHHRYHWKSNEISMAHLQEVELTGLTGTDCEVWFMKTMLASAKGLFKVAISFNPYCWQHQGKMDAFERMLLDEGMWTSHRDTHMLTCLRESIPAYITCEM, from the exons ATGGgttccacggcggcggcggcggaggatgcGCGCGTCGCGAAACGCGCAAGGCTAGCCCCACCGGCCGGCGACGCCGACCTGATCAGCGGCCTCGACGACGACGTGCTCCTCCGCGTCCTCGGGCTGGTGGGCGACGCGAGGGACGCGGCGCGCACGGGCGCGCTCTcgcggcggtggctcggccTCTGGACGCGCGCCCCCGCGCTCCGCTTCTCCTCCCAGCCGGGGGGATTCTGGAGGGCGGCGCCAGCCAGCGCCGCCTCCCTGGAGCGGTACGCCGCCTCCGTCGACGCCGCCCTCGCCCGGCGCGCCCGATCCGGCTGCGCCATCGAGCGCCTGTCGATCGCGTACGCCGCGGGCTCCGAGCACTACCCGGTGGAACAGCCGTCGTTCGCCGACGCCGCGGAGTGGTGGATCCCGTGCCTCCGGGACACCGTGACGGAGCGCATCCTGGAACAGCTGATGCCGGCGTCCGTCCGCGCCGCGCGGGGGTGGATCGGGTACGCGTTCCGGCACGGGGTGAAGTCGTTTGACCTGGACCTGCAGCTCCCTCTGGTGCGGTCGAATTTTCTGTGGGAACGTGACGGCGTCGAGGAGGTGGAGCTTGACGACGAGCTCCCTAGCGCTGTCAGGCTGGAGACCATGCGTCTGGCGTTAGGCGGCGCACAGCTCCGGCTCCCCGCCGCCATGACATTCGCGTCACTGACGAATCTTTCGCTTGAAAGGATCGGGATAGCAGCCGGCGGCGCTGCCCTCCTCGGCCACCTCGTGTCGTCGGCGACCTGCCCGCGCTTGCAAAAGCTGCGCGTGAGGTGGATTTACCTTCCTGCTTTCCACGAAGAGATGGCGATCGAAGCCGACGTGCTCTCGGAGCTGTGGATGGAGGACGTTAGGATCCTGATGTCACTGAAGCTTAGAACTCCTAGGCTAAGGGTCTTGCACATATACAAGTGCTTCCACGTGGCGCTCAGGATCTCAGCTCCGAGGCTAGAAGAACTTGCAATAATATTTCAACCAGCATGCCCACCTAGGTGGCTTGAGATCGATGGTGACTTGCCATGCGTGCGAAGCCTGAAGATCTGCCTGTGGTCGCATCTCTCTCGTTTCTCTGGTTATCGCGAGGCTGATAACGATAAAAACATGTTGCTCCTCAGACAGTGTAGCTCCCTCACATGCCTTCAGGTGTTCCTTCGCGGTGCAAAG GCTTCCAAGAAGGACGTGGACATGATAAAGAGTAGGGTACCACACCTCCCTCATATCACATCTTTGGCCGTTAATGTTGCTTGTTCGTTTAAGCGGCATGGCTATGGTGCTAGCGTGGCAAGCCTCCTCACACGATTCAGCAATCTGAGACGGCTCAGCCTACATTTGCCCTTCTTCGACGAACTG GGCAATAATCTACCTGCAGGACTAGATCTCTTGTGCCATCACCGATACCATTGGAAATCCAATGAGATTTCCATGGCTCACTTGCAGGAAGTAGAGCTCACAGGGTTGACAGGAACTGACTGTGAGGTCTGGTTCATGAAAACCATGCTGGCAAGCGCCAAAGGACTCTTTAAGGTGGCTATAAGTTTCAACCCATACTGCTGGCAACATCAGGGGAAGATGGATGCGTTTGAGCGTATGCTACTTGATGAAGGAATGTGGACTTCCCACCGTGACACACATATGCTTACATGTCTTAGGGAATCGATACCTGCATATATAACTTGTGAGATGTGA